In a single window of the Leptospira sanjuanensis genome:
- a CDS encoding LA_0442/LA_0875 N-terminal domain-containing protein, which yields MKRFTTSSFRSILIFSLFFSMPLWSAQTILLKDGTSLKGEVTGQNEKAITVRTADGGVRTISKRSILKVIYKEVNEDEAKRIRQEEETKIREAKSAEEKKRIEEEAVVINPPVKTSGTRSRWSLVWRSAVLPGWGHYKAERKKTAIVYGALFWTGAVATGLAAKQIESKKAAYDEASLYGQASGNLLFGEAYVGDKRAAYKKSIQDYQSVAAGTALIYLIQLTHAYFTGVEWEKEEIAVTPDGLIRTKGLQLDSMREVNPLNAGSGNAFGWRAEARYNWFF from the coding sequence TTGAAGCGCTTCACAACTTCTTCTTTTCGATCCATTCTTATTTTCTCTTTGTTTTTTTCGATGCCCCTATGGAGTGCGCAGACGATTCTTCTGAAAGATGGAACCTCTCTCAAAGGAGAAGTCACCGGTCAAAACGAAAAGGCAATCACCGTACGAACCGCAGACGGAGGGGTTCGGACGATTTCAAAGCGGAGCATTCTGAAAGTTATCTACAAAGAAGTAAACGAAGACGAGGCGAAACGAATCCGCCAAGAAGAAGAAACGAAAATTCGAGAAGCCAAATCTGCCGAAGAGAAAAAACGAATCGAGGAAGAAGCGGTCGTCATCAATCCGCCGGTGAAAACTTCAGGAACGAGAAGCCGTTGGAGTCTTGTTTGGAGATCCGCGGTTCTTCCTGGTTGGGGTCATTACAAGGCGGAGCGGAAAAAAACGGCGATCGTTTACGGCGCCTTATTTTGGACAGGAGCGGTTGCGACGGGACTTGCCGCAAAACAAATAGAAAGTAAAAAGGCGGCCTACGACGAGGCGTCTTTGTACGGACAGGCTTCCGGAAATTTATTGTTCGGAGAAGCCTACGTAGGCGATAAACGGGCCGCTTACAAAAAATCCATCCAAGACTATCAAAGCGTGGCGGCCGGGACCGCGCTGATTTATTTGATTCAGCTCACTCATGCTTATTTTACGGGTGTGGAATGGGAAAAGGAGGAAATCGCAGTAACTCCGGATGGCCTAATTCGAACAAAGGGGTTACAATTGGATTCGATGAGGGAAGTGAATCCGTTGAACGCTGGCTCCGGCAACGCTTTCGGTTGGAGAGCGGAAGCTCGGTACAACTGGTTTTTTTAA
- a CDS encoding alpha/beta fold hydrolase translates to MGEIESGFFQSGGYNLSYKIHKNEKNNAILLFHGFQDASDTFLYQFSFLSQHFDIYRFDYRGHGDSDWLREGNYHFIQTLVDVKTFISRFLPEKFHILGHSMGGGIGARFAGIYPERVLSVVCLEGFMSIQSPEFEKKRLKAWLDTLENNEVGTKERKNKSFSSVDELTLRLKPVYPRLSLEKVRDLAVYLSKKTDSGYQWKNDPLYKRGFPFVFSPYLTRHLWECIDSPTLIIYGKETHLMPENREEILSHFRHLEYIEIENAGHNMHHDQPEKLESLLSEFYSKHGLIVKS, encoded by the coding sequence ATGGGTGAAATCGAAAGCGGCTTTTTTCAATCCGGCGGATACAATCTTTCCTATAAAATCCACAAGAACGAAAAGAACAACGCGATCCTTTTGTTTCACGGATTTCAGGACGCGTCCGATACCTTTCTCTACCAGTTCTCGTTCTTATCGCAACATTTCGATATATATCGATTTGATTATAGAGGTCACGGAGATTCCGATTGGCTCCGCGAAGGGAATTATCATTTCATTCAAACCCTCGTAGACGTGAAGACGTTCATCTCCCGATTTCTTCCCGAAAAATTCCACATTTTAGGTCATTCGATGGGAGGGGGAATCGGAGCGCGATTTGCGGGAATCTATCCGGAACGGGTTTTGAGCGTCGTTTGTCTGGAAGGGTTTATGTCGATTCAATCTCCCGAGTTCGAAAAAAAACGTCTAAAAGCCTGGCTCGACACGTTGGAAAACAACGAGGTCGGAACCAAGGAACGAAAGAATAAGAGTTTTTCAAGCGTGGACGAACTGACCCTTCGTTTAAAGCCAGTGTATCCGCGTTTGAGTTTGGAAAAGGTTCGCGATCTTGCGGTCTATCTTTCCAAAAAAACGGATTCAGGATATCAATGGAAAAACGATCCTTTGTACAAACGCGGGTTTCCCTTCGTATTTTCCCCGTATCTGACGAGACATCTCTGGGAATGTATCGATTCCCCGACCCTGATCATCTACGGAAAGGAAACTCATTTGATGCCGGAAAACCGCGAGGAGATTCTTTCGCATTTTAGACATCTTGAATATATCGAGATTGAAAACGCGGGTCACAATATGCATCACGACCAACCGGAAAAACTCGAATCGTTGTTAAGCGAATTCTATTCGAAACACGGCTTGATTGTGAAATCTTAA
- a CDS encoding DUF309 domain-containing protein → MKFDPEIVALFEHITSTNDPELTIDFAYQNAERLFHEGKYFEAHEVLEFQWKKDFGPRKTFLQALIQLSVSLHKIYVKPNGRGSRMQAEKSKEKLESVLNSSALNGLGKKVTLDLISDLESILGLYDGDELHAERVSAFRIPRLPKDWRELFRG, encoded by the coding sequence TTGAAGTTTGATCCCGAAATCGTGGCTCTGTTCGAACATATCACTTCGACAAACGATCCCGAACTCACGATCGACTTCGCTTATCAAAATGCGGAACGATTGTTTCACGAAGGAAAGTATTTCGAGGCGCACGAGGTTTTGGAATTCCAATGGAAAAAGGATTTCGGACCTCGAAAGACTTTTTTGCAGGCGTTGATCCAGCTTTCCGTTTCGTTGCACAAGATTTATGTGAAACCCAACGGACGAGGCTCCCGTATGCAGGCGGAAAAGTCGAAGGAAAAATTGGAATCCGTCTTAAATTCCTCCGCGTTAAACGGACTTGGAAAAAAGGTAACGTTAGATTTGATTTCCGATCTGGAATCGATTTTGGGTCTGTACGACGGGGACGAACTTCACGCAGAAAGAGTTTCTGCTTTCAGGATTCCTCGGCTTCCGAAAGACTGGCGGGAATTATTCAGAGGCTGA
- a CDS encoding aldo/keto reductase produces the protein MNASDPFQTLYQKEKLKGESSAQATKEFAEHSPLRKKYPEDTKTLNPYYTFRGRKLSRIAFGCYRVGLESPEHESALELSLARGFNVIDTSSNYGNGESESLIGKVLHKKIGKGELKREDVFLVTKAGYIQGRNLQIVTELEKQNKEFPEITYYSEGCYHCIHPDFLEDQLERSLKRLGLETVDVFLLHNPEYFLMDREKHNVPKEKAIEQYYERIKNAFRFLEQKRKEGKILYYGISSNTFPEDPQKYTATSLQRVLRIAKEVQNELSLEESGFAVVQFPANLLEIGFLEPQFEGKSLVEIIRENGLLPLINRPLNAISNAGSIFRLSYDPKKSGEGILALLKEELNGIYAQEATILSLLPAGSYKYTFRSVTEPYLDQFQNQDHLSQFLERTVIPIVQQLISQVETIAGPEKQGDYIEILNKSLPILEQYVLQKNAEDRSSVYEKILKYYPQYRGWNLSGIALHLLHSSLREGTVLLGMRKKTYVEDAALSFGTALSEIRIEDWKRFEV, from the coding sequence ATGAACGCATCCGATCCATTCCAAACATTGTATCAAAAAGAAAAATTAAAAGGCGAGTCAAGCGCGCAAGCCACGAAAGAATTTGCGGAGCATTCTCCCCTTCGAAAAAAATATCCGGAAGATACGAAAACTTTAAATCCGTATTATACGTTTCGGGGACGAAAACTTTCCCGAATCGCGTTCGGATGTTATCGAGTCGGACTCGAATCTCCCGAACATGAATCCGCTTTGGAACTTTCGTTGGCTCGGGGATTCAACGTGATCGACACTTCCTCCAATTACGGAAACGGAGAAAGCGAAAGTTTAATCGGAAAGGTTCTCCATAAAAAAATAGGAAAGGGAGAATTGAAGCGCGAAGACGTTTTCCTCGTCACAAAGGCCGGTTATATCCAAGGAAGAAATCTACAAATCGTAACCGAACTGGAAAAACAAAACAAAGAATTTCCGGAGATCACCTATTACTCCGAAGGATGTTATCACTGCATTCATCCGGATTTTTTAGAGGATCAACTAGAACGTTCTTTGAAACGTCTCGGACTGGAAACCGTGGACGTGTTCCTGCTTCACAATCCCGAATACTTTTTGATGGATCGGGAGAAGCATAACGTTCCGAAAGAAAAGGCGATCGAACAATATTACGAAAGAATTAAGAACGCTTTCCGGTTCCTGGAACAAAAAAGAAAGGAAGGTAAAATTCTCTATTACGGAATTTCTTCCAATACGTTTCCGGAAGATCCGCAAAAATATACGGCGACTTCTTTGCAGCGAGTTTTACGGATCGCAAAGGAAGTGCAAAACGAACTCTCTCTTGAAGAATCCGGTTTTGCCGTCGTTCAGTTCCCGGCCAATCTTTTGGAAATCGGTTTTCTCGAACCGCAATTCGAGGGCAAAAGCCTTGTGGAAATCATTCGGGAAAACGGACTTCTTCCCTTGATCAATCGCCCCTTGAACGCGATTTCGAACGCGGGAAGTATATTCAGACTTTCTTATGATCCGAAAAAAAGCGGAGAGGGTATTCTCGCTCTTTTAAAAGAAGAGTTGAACGGAATTTATGCGCAGGAAGCGACGATTCTTTCCCTTCTTCCCGCGGGTTCGTACAAATACACGTTTCGTTCTGTTACGGAGCCGTATTTGGATCAGTTTCAAAATCAGGATCATCTGAGTCAATTTCTAGAGCGCACCGTGATTCCGATCGTGCAACAACTGATCTCTCAAGTGGAAACGATCGCAGGTCCGGAAAAACAAGGGGATTACATCGAGATCCTGAACAAGTCTCTTCCGATCCTGGAACAGTACGTGTTACAAAAGAACGCCGAGGATCGATCCTCCGTTTATGAGAAGATTCTAAAATACTATCCGCAGTATCGGGGTTGGAATCTTTCCGGAATCGCGTTGCATCTCCTGCATTCTTCTCTACGGGAAGGAACGGTGCTGCTCGGGATGAGAAAGAAAACGTATGTGGAGGACGCGGCTCTTTCGTTCGGGACCGCTCTTTCCGAGATTCGAATCGAGGATTGGAAACGTTTTGAAGTTTGA